The DNA segment CCACTCACTCATGTGACCCGAAGGTCGAGTGCGTTCGACTTGCATGTGTTAGGCCCGCCGCCAGCGTTCGTCCTGAGCCAGGATCAAACTCTCCGTCAAAATCTCCAGCCGGAGCCGCCGAAGCGGTGCCGACCTTCGAATCAGTGGTGCGACACCGCCCGAAGGCGGTGCCGACGCGAGTTCGAGGTCGATCGGGACACCAATCCCGGCCGACCTGGCACAGGCAATGGTGGTCGGCCTAAGCCGGCCACCGTTGTCCGTTCAGTGCTATTGAAATTGTTCAGGGTCTGTCCAGCGACGACTCGCGATCGTCAGGTGGACAGCCCGCACTGGCTTTTTCGTCCTCTATCCCGTTTTCAAGGAGCACCTGGAGACCAGAGGCCTCCCGGCACACGCCAAAGAGCGCGGGACGAATCCCGGCAGAGGCGGTGGTGCCCTCAACCCGTCGCAGCGATTCGATCCGATTGGACCTGCCGCTGGGCGGGCGCCCACGCTACGGCGACGATTTCGCCCGGTCAAGGACGGCTCCGGCACCCGTGAGTAGGGAAACACTATCCCTGCCTCCCGCGGGCACCAACCCGCGATCCGCGGATTCTCACCCCAAACGTCACTTTCCCGCCGTAATCGCGGTGGTCCGTGAACCTCGAGGCCGCCGGCCCTTCTCAGGTCGACAGGAGTTCAGTCGACCACCAGGAGGTGGCGATTCCGGCGCCCCTTCTGGAGCAACACGTACCGTCCCTCCACCAGCGCATCGTCCGGAAGGGCCAGAGCATCAGGGTCCTGTCGTCGCCCGTTCACCGACACCCCGCCACCGGACACTGTTCGACGGGCATCACCTCGAGAGGCACAGAGACCAGTGGCATGTAGAACATCGATCAGCGACTCTTCGCCCTTTAGGTCAACAGCCGCAATAAAGGTTTCCGGCACAATCCCCCTTAGAGCATCCAGAACCTCAACCGTGGGCGCCTCCTCACCAAATAGCCCCCGAGCCGCCAGCCCGGCCCGAGCCGTCTCATCGGCTCCGTGAACCAGGGTGCACACCTCGTCGGCTAGTCGATGCTGCGCGGTCCGGAGTTCCGGCGCAGTGGCATGATCGGCCATCACCGCTGCCACTTCGTCTACCGACACCAGCGTGAGCTGTAGCAGGAGCCGTTCGACGTCCCGGTCGTCCACGTTCACGAAGTACTGGTGCATCTCGTAGGGCAGGGTGCGGGCTGAATCCAGCCAGATTGTGCCGTCGGCCGTCTTGCCGAACTTGGCTCCGTCGGCCCGCGTGACCAGTGGAACGGTTAGGCCGTGGGCGGTCCCCGACGATCGTCGACGAATCAGGTCGATACCGGCCGTGATGTTGCCCCACTGGTCTGAACCGCCCACCTGCATCTCACACCCCAGGCGGTCGTGTAGTTCAGTGAAGTCGTTGGCCTGGAGGAGCATGTAGCTGAACTCGGTGAACGAGATTCCCTGGTCTCCGGCTAGGCGGGCCCGGATGGACTCCTTGCCGAGCATGGTTCCCACCGTGACGTGCTTGCCCACGTCACGGAGGAAGTCCAGAACTCCTACGTTTTCGGTCCACTCCCGGTTGTCGACCATCACCGCTGCCTGGCCTTCAAGGTCCGGGTCGCCCTCGAACCGGAGGAACGACCGGAGTTGGTTGGTTACTGCCTCCGCGTTGCGGGTCAGGGTCTCGCCGTCCAGCAGGTTGCGCTCCTCGGACCGACCGCTGGGATCACCAACCATCCCCGTGGCCCCTCCGGCCAAGGCGATTGGCCGGTGTCCGGCGTCCTGGAACCGACGCAGCAGGAGCAGCGGAACCAGGTGTCCGATGTGAAGGCTGTCGGCCGTCGGGTCGAAGCCGCAGTAGACGGTGACCGGACCCTCGGCCAGGCGGGAACGTAAGGCCTCCAGGTCGGTGCTGTCCTGCACTAGGCCCCGGGCCACTAGGTCGTCGAGGATGGCCCCTCCGATAAAGCCGTCGGAGTGCGGTTCGCCCATGGGCACCAGTATGGAGCCTCCGACCGGCCCGACCCGACCCCTTTGGGCCTTGGACCAACGACCCCGGCCCGGCAGGTGCCAGCCGACACGGTTCGGGGTCGTCGGGGAGCCAGACTGGGTCCATGCGGATCCTCCCTCCGGGCCTCGTGCGCGCCGTGTGCACGGTGACCGCCCTGGCAGCTGTGGCCACCTCCTGCTACCGCTACGAGACTCGAGAGTTTGAGATCTCCATACCCGAGCAGGCCGAATCCTCGGTGGTTGTGGCCCGCGACGGGCGCCACATCACCACTCTGGTCGCACCCGAGAATCGGACCAGCGCCCGCACCCTGGCCGAAATCCCGCAGATGGTGCGCGACGCCGTAATCGCAATCGAAGACGAGCGTTTCTACATCCACGATGGCTTCGACCTCAAGGCCATCATCCGGGCCGCCCGGACCAACCTGGAGGCCGGCGGGATCAGCCAGGGCGGCTCCACCATCACCCAGCAGTACGTGAAGTTGGCCATCATCCGCAATACCGAGCGGACGGCCAGCAGGAAACTCGAGGAGGTCTGGTACGCCACCCGCCTGGAAGATGAGTACTCCAAGGACTTCATTCTCCTGCAGTACCTGAACACCGTGTACCTGGGCCACGGGGCGTACGGGGTAAAGGCAGCAGCCCAGAGCTACTTCAACAAGGACGTGGCGTACCTCAACCTGTCTGAGGCGGCCCTGATCGCCGGGATCATCCAGCTGCCCGGGCGATACAACCCGTTCCTGAACTACTCCAAGAGCCTCAAGCGCAGCCACATGGTGTTGGACAGAATGTTGGCCAACGAATTCATCACCGAAGAGCAGCACGCAGCTGCCGTGGCCTCGCCCCCCCATCTTGAGGAGTACTCGGCCCGTCTCGAGACCCGTTATCCGGCTGGGCATTTTGTGGAAGAGGTCCGGCGCTGGTTCCTGGACAACCCGGCCTTCGGTCCCAGTCGCGGGGTCCGGGAGCGGCTGCTCTTCGAGGGTGGTCTGCGCATCGAGACCACCGTCGACCTGGACCTCCAGCAGGCCGCCGAGCAGGCGGTGGAGAGCCACATTCCGGGAGGGAGGGGGCATCCGGACGCCGCCGTTGTGGTCCTCGAGACGGGAACCGGCCAGGTGCTGGCCATGGTCGGAGGCCGAGACTTCTTCGATACCGACGAGGACGCCAAGGTCAACCTGGCCATCGGGGTCGGGCGCCAGGTGGGCTCCTCGATGAAAACCGTCGGCCTGGCTGCTGCTCTGGAGGCCGGCTGGCTGGCCACGGCCACCTACACCGCCCCCAACGTGATCGAGTTCGAGATCCCGGGGGCCGACGAGGACAACAAGGTGTGGCGGGTCACTGGTGGGGTGGGCGGCCACGACGCCACCGAGGCTCGCTTCGAGCACGGCCTCCAGGCCCTCCTCCAGTTCGTCCGACGAGAGGACCACGCTGACGTTCCAGCAGACCATGTAGAGACCATCCGGGTGGAGAAGGAAAAGGACGGGGAGACCGAGATCACGTACGAGGCCGTGGACCTCACCCAGTGGGTGGCCAACCGGCGGTACGACTACGACCGGGAGCGACTGTTCGCCGACCGGATCGAGATCCTGGAGGCCATCCCTACCTGGTCGTGGGAGCCGTCGGACGGCCAGGAGATCCTGCCGCCGCCCGATGCCGAGGAGGTGACACTGATCCGAGCCACCCGCAGTTCGCTGAACACCGTCTTCGCACAACTCAGCATGGAGATGGGGGCCCACCGGGTGGTCGATATGGCCCGACGGCTGGGCATCCGGTCGACCATCCAGCCCGTGAACTCAAATGTCCTGGGCACGTCCAACACCACCATGCTGGATATGGCTACCGCCTACCACACCATCGCCAACCGGGGCGTCAGGATCGCGCCGAGTTACGTGACCCGCATCGCCCGGGCCGACGGCACCACGCTCTGGTCGTGGTCGCGTGAACAGGAACGGGCCCTGGACTCCCGTCTGGCCGACGAGATCACCTGGATCCTTGAACGCACGGTGTCTCAGGGAACGGGATGGAGGGCCGAAATGGAGGACCGCCCGTCGGCCGGTAAGACGGGAACCACCCAGAACTACGCCGACGCGGTGTTCGTTGGCTACACCCCCCAGCGCACGACGGCCGTCTGGGTGGGCTTTCCGGAGGCCCAGATCCCCATGATTCCGCCGACCACCGACCGGAAGGTCTACGGCGGGACCTACCCGGCCATGATCTGGAAGAACGTGATGGAGGCTGCCCATTTCGGGCTACCGGTCGAGCAACTGGTCACTTCGGACCCGACCCTCGGCGTCGCCTCGACGCCCATCATTCCGACGCCCATTGTTCCCACCACCGCGGCGCCCGAGCCAGCGGATGACGGGCCCACCGACGGGCGCATCCCCACGCCCGAATTGCTCGGCCTCACCCTGGCCAACGCACGAAACTTGCTGACCACAGCTGACCACGGAATCCGGATCCTGAGCGTGGTGGAGGTCGAGATGGAGGGCACCGAGCCGGGCACCATCATCGGACAGGCACCCGACGTGGGCTCGACCATGGAGCCAGATGGCTCGATGCTGGTCGAGATCACGATCGAGCCACAACACCCAGACGGTGTCGTGGTCCCTGCTCTAACCCAGCGGCTGTTGTCGTCAGTGACGCCCACGCTGGAGGCGCTGGGCCTCGGCTACCAGATCGTGGAGGTCGCTGATCCTGATGAACCAGAGTGGACCAGCGGGCTGGTCTGGTCGCAGGAACCAGCGCCGGGCACGGTCGTGGAGGCCGGTGCGGTGGTCATCCTCCGGGTGGCGCCGTGACCGGTGAGCAGCGGGACCGGGCTGGGCCAGGCACCTTGGCGCTGCGAGCCTTCCTGACAGTCTTAGTGGTGGCCATGGTTGTGCTCTGGGTCTACGCCTTCTTCCTGGCACCTTCTGGCAACCCGGATCGCCTCGAGGACCGATCATGGCCGGCAGCTGCCGAGGCCAGGTGCTTGGCGGCCCGGGCCGCCATCGCCGAGCTCCCGCCGGCCGCCCGGGCCACCGACGTGGTAACCCGGGCCGACGACATCGACCTGGCCACCGACGTGGTGGTCAGCCTCGTGGCCGACCTGGGCCAACTTTCCGGAGGGACCGTCGACGACCAAGTGATGATCGAGAAGTGGCTGGCCGACTGGGCGGTCTACATCGGCGACCGTCGCCACCACGCCGTCCGACTCCGCCTGGAGGGCGATGTGAGGCCCCTACTTACCGCTCTTCCCAGCGGCAGCGGGAGCTTCGTAAAGCGGATGAACGGTTTCGCCCGGGTCAACGACATGGAGGCCTGTCTGGACCCAGGCGACATGTAGCCGTCAAGAGGATCTCATGAAATAGTTCTCAGGCCTCCCGGAGGGCGTTCAGGCGGGCCAGGGCTCGCTCGGCCAGGCGGATCAGGCCCCGGTCCGCCCCCAGCGACAGCAGGTCGGCGGCGTTCACCCATCGGAGGGCCTCTGACTCGTGATTTCCGACTGGGACGACGCCGGGTGGCGCCACTACGAGGAACCGCACGTCGTGGTGCTCGTGGGGGTCCTCAGCCGGCGGATCAACGATGTGGACGTCCAGGTCGATGGCCGGCTCGACGACCCGCAGCCCGTCGATTCCCGTCTCCTCGATCGCCTCCCGGAGTGCCACGCGGGCCAGGTCGCCGTCGCCGTCGGCGTGGCCACCCGGCTGCAGCCAACGCTGCAGCTTGGTGTGGAACAGAACGAGGATGCGGTTGTCCGACGGATCCACGACAAGGGCCGAGCCGGTCAGGTGGCCGGGTCGACAGGTCCGGGACAGAGCGTCGGGGTGAGAGGCCAGCAGATTCAGGATGCGGTCTCGATTCGGACCGGCCGGGCCGGCCGCCACGACGTCCGCCGGGTCCGGGGTAGACCGCCCGGTCATTTCGCTGATCCCGGCGGTGGCTCCCTCGGGCAACCCCGGATCGATTTCCCGTTGGCCGTTCACCCTCCCAGGTGGGCTCGGACAGCTTGCGGCGGGGGCATTGGCACGTGGTCGCCCACCGACACCCCGACGTAGTACACGGTGGCGGTCAGCACCAGGTGGTCCTCCACTCGGGCTTCGAAGGCCATATCGAACGAGGTGGTCCCCCAGCGGACCACCTCGGCCGTGACCACCAGGTCGTCGTGGACGCCGGCCGGCCCGTGCCAGGTCAGATCGGCCCGCCGCAGCATTATCTCCCAGCCTGTCTCTTCGAAGTTCCCGTCAAAGGTGCGAAGCCAGGTGTCGGAGACGTCGTCTAGGTAGGCCAGGTAGTGAGCGTTGAACACCACGCCCTGAGCGTCGACCTCGCCATATCGGACCCGGATGGTCTGTGTGTAGGTCACGGTCAGGCCAACAAACGGGTCCGTTGGGCAGCCAGCTGCTCGGAGAACCGTCCCCGCTGTACGGCCACCGGCCCTGGTCCGGCGCCCCCTGGCGTGGTCCGCCGCCGGACGGCGGTACCGGGATCTAGTAGGTCAGCCGCCTCAGGGCCCAGCCGCTCGTCGGCGGCCACCAGGTCGGCCAGCGAGCCCTCACCGGACAGGGCGGCCCGGACTAGCGCTCCGACCACGGCGTGGGCGTCCCTAAAGGGCATGCCTGCGGCCACCAGGTGCTCGGCCAGGTCGGTGGCTGCCGCGTACGGGCTATCGGCCGCCTCGGCCATGCGGTCGGTCTGGAAGACCAGCGTGGACACCATGCCGTCCAGGGCCAGCAGCGTGAGCCGGATGGTGTCGCAAGCATCGAATAGCGGCTCCTTGTCCTCCTGTAAGTCCTTGTTGTAGGCCAGGGGGAGACCCTTCAAACTGGTCAGGAGGCCGGTTAGGTGGCCGACGAGGCGTCCGGCCTTGCCCCGGGCCAACTCAGCGATGTCAGGGTTCTTCTTCTGGGGAAGCATGGATGAGCCGGTCGAGAAGGCGTCGTCGAGGTCAACGAAGCCGAACTCGTCAGTGGACCACAGGACCAACTCTTCACCGATCCGTGACAGGTGGACCCCGAGCAGGGCGAGGGCGAACAGCGCCTCGGCCACGAAGTCCCGGTCGCTCACCGCGTCCAACGAGTTCTCAAACCGGGCGGCGAAGCCCAGGTCGGCCGCCACGCCGTCGGGGTCAAGGGGCAGCGACGACCCAGCCAGGGCTCCGGCCCCCAGCGGGGAGACGTCGGCCCGGTCCCGGGCGTCCAGGAGCCGGTCCACGTCCCGGGAAAGTGCCCAGCCGTGGGCCAGCAGGTGGTGGGCCAGAAGGACCGGCTGGGCCTGCTGGAGGTGGGTGTAGCCGGGCAAGTACGCCTCGCCGGCGTCGTCGGCCCGGGAGGCCAGCGTGTCCTGGAACGAGGTAACCAGGGCGGATAGGTCGGTCAACTCCCGCAGGGTCCAGAGCCGCAGGTCGGTGGCCACCTGGTCGTTCCGGCTCCGACCGGTGTGGAGTCGGGCCCCGGCGTCGCCGGCCAGCTCGGTTACCCGCCGCTCAACGGCCGTGTGCACGTCCTCGTCGCTGGCCTGGAAAGTGAATGACCCGTCGGTCATCTCGGCCTCGGTGGCGTCCAGTGCCTCCAGCACAGCGGTCGCATCGTCCTCGGTCATCAGGCCCACTCGGGCCAGCATCCGGACGTGGGCCCGCGAGCCGGCGACGTCATCTCGAAACATCCGCCGGTCGAAGGGCAGGCTGTCGTTGAGGGCTTGGAGGGCCTCGTTGGAGCCTCCCTCGAACCGTCCGTGCCAGAGCGTGGCCATGGTCCTAACCCTCCCCCCGGGCGGCTCGCCGGGCCACCGTCCGTAGCCGCAGAGCATTCAGCTTGATGAAACCCTCGGCGTCAGCCTGGTCGTAAGCCCCCTCGTCCTCCTCGAAGGTGGCGATGGCCTCGTCGAAGAGGGTGTCGTCGGACTCCCGCCCTACGACCTCGACGTTGCCCTTGTAGAGCCGCACCCGGACCCGTCCGTTCACCCGGGCCTGCGAGTGGTCGATGGCCACCTGGAGCATTTCCCGTTCGGGGCTGAACCAGAAGCCGTCGTAGACCAGTTCGGCGTACCGGGGCATCAGCTCGTCCTTGAGGTGGGCCATGCCCCGGTCCAGGGTGATCGACTCCATGGCCCGGTGGGCCTTAAGCAGGATGGTCCCGCCGGGGGTCTCGTAGGCGCCCCGTGACTTCATGCCCACGAACCGGTTCTCCACGATGTCGATCCGGCCGATGCCGTTGGCCCCGCCCACCCGGTTCAGCTCGGTCAGGACCTGGGCGGGCGTCATGGGGGTCCCGTCGAGGGCCACCACATCGCCCCCCTGGTAGGTGAGGTCCAGGTAGGTGGCCTCGTCGGGAGCTATCTCGGGGCTAACCGTCCACCTCCACATCTCGGAGGTGGGCTCGGTCCAGGGGTCCTCAAGCGGACCGCCTTCGTAGGAGACGTGCAGGAGATTGGCGTCCATGGAGTACGGCGACTTGGTACCGCGCTTCATCTCCACGGGGATGTCGTTCTCTTCGGCGTAGTCCAGGAGGCTCTGCCGGGACCCCAGGTCCCATTCCCGCCACGGGGCGATGATTTTGATGTCGGGCTGGAGGGCGTAGGCCCCCAGCTCGAACCGGACCTGGTCATTGCCCTTACCGGTGGCGCCGTGGCTGATGGCGTCGGCGCCTGTCTCGTCGGCGATCTCCACCAGCCGCTTGGCGATGAGCGGCCGGGCGATAGACGTCCCTAGGAGGTACTCGCCCTCGTATAGGGCGTTGGCTCGGAACATGGGGTACACGTAGTCCCGGACGAACTCCTCGCGGAGGTCCTCGATGTAGATCTCGGTCACGCCCATGGCCTCGGCCTTGGTTCGGGCCGGTTCCAGTTCCTCGCCCTGGCCCAGGTCGGCCGTGAAGGTCACCACCTCACAGCCATAGGTCTCCTCCAACCACCGGAGGATGATCGAGGTGTCCAGCCCACCCGAGTAGGCCAGCACCACCTTGTCGACCGCCTTCCGGGCGGTGTCGTCGCTGCTCACGTCTCTATCCCTCTTCCCCGTGAATCATCCGTGTCCTGCTCAGAGCCCGGCCAGGGCCCGCAGGGTGTCGGCTAGCTGCTCGCCGGTCGTGTCCTGGGCCGCCACCACCATCAGGGTGTCGTCGCCGGCCACCGTACCGATGGCCCCGTCGATGCCGGTCCGGTCGAGGGCCGACGCCACCACGTGGGCCGACCCGGGTGGGGTCCGCAGCACCACGAGGTTGCCCGACGACGCCACGTCGACCACCCATTCGCCCAGCACCCGCCGTAGCTGGTCCCGGGGAACGTTCTGGTAGGCCGGGTGTTCGGGGATGGCGTAGGCGGTATCGCCGCCCGGTAGCCGGACCTTCACCGCCCCCAGGTCGTCAAGGTCACGTGACACCGTGGCCTGGGTGGCTGCCAGGCCATCATCGGCCAGAAGGCTGACGAGCATTTCCTGGCTGGTCACCACGTGGTCGGCCAGCAGTCTGCTGATCCGGTGCTGTCGATGGTGCTTGCTCACGCTCCGCTCCCTCCGTCGGTGGCCTCACCCAGCAGCCAGGCCAGCAGGCCTCGGGCAGCGTGCATCCGGTTGGCGGCCTGGGGCCAGACTCGGCTGGCTGGCCCGTCGACCACGCCGTCGGTGACCTCCTCGCCCCGGTGGGCGGGCAGGCAGTGTAAGAAGACGGTCTTTGGTCCGGCGGCCCCCATTAGGTCCTCGTCTACCCGGAAGCCCTCGAAGTCCCGGTGCCGTTGGGCGGCCTCATCCTCCTGGCCCATGGAGGTCCAGACGTCGGTGTAGACCACGTCGACGCCGGCCACCGCGTCGGTCGCCTGGTCGAACTCGGCTACCACCACGCCGGCGGCCGCCAGGCGATCCCGGTCGGCCTCCGGCAGCCGGTAGCCGGGTGGCCCGGTGAACCGGACCTCGGCGCCCAGCATCCCAGCCGCCAGTGCAAGCGACCGGAACATGTTGTTGCCGTCGCCGACGTAGGCGACGGTCCTGCCGGCAAGGTCGCCGAACTCCTGCTGCATCGTGAGTACGTCGGCCAGGGCCTGGAGTGGATGGGCCTTGTCGGACAGCATGTTGACGATGGGCACCAGGTCCTCGCCGGCCATCCGCTCCACCGTGGCGTGGGCGAAAACCCGGGCGCCGATGCAGCCGTGGTAGCTGGCCAGAGTCCGAGTGACGTCCTCGACGGACTCCCGGACGTCCATTCCCACCTCGCCAGCCTGGATGTACATCGGATGTCCGCCCAACTGGAAGACGGCCATCTCCATGGAATTGCGGGTCCGGGCCGATGGCTTCTCGAAAACCAGTGCCATGCCCTGGCCCTCCAACACGCGGGGTGGCGACAGGTCGGTGGCCAGGTCCAGGACCCGGTGTAGCTCGTCCACCGTCAGGTCGTCGATCTCCAGCAGGTGTCGCATCAGGCCGTCTCCCCGGCGGATCCGGCCGCCAACACTTCTCCCAAGATCTCTGTGCCCTCGACCAGTTCAGCTGACGACACAGTCAGCGGTGGCGCCATCCGCAACGCAGTCGGCGTGATTCCGTTGACGACCAGGCCAGCGTCCAGGCAAGCCCGAGCCACCTGAGGCGCCGTTCGTTCGGCCAGCACCCCTGGGGCCAGCTCGGCTCCGAGGAGGAGGCCCTGGCCCCGTACCGATGAGATCCCGGGCAGCCCCTCGAGCAGGCCGGTCAGCTCGACGCCACGTTCCCGGGCCAGCCGGGGGGCGTCGATCTCCTCCATCACCCGCAGCACCTCGCGGGCCGCCGCGGCGGCCACCGGCTGGCCGGCGAACGTGGAACCGTGGTCGCCGGGGCCAAAGGCGGCGGCCACCTCCGTGGTGGCCCATACAGCCCCGATGGGGATCCCGTTGCCGAGTGCCTTGGCCACCGTCACCACATCGGCCCGGATGCCGGCGTGGTGGAAGCCGAACCAGGCCCCGGTCCGTCCCAGGCCGGTCTGGACCTCGTCCATGACCAGCAGGAGGCCCCGTTCGTCGCATAACCGCCGGATGTCTCGTAGGAAGCCCTCCTCGGCCGGATTGATCCCTCCCTCGCCCTGGAGGGGTTCGAGCAGAATGGCCCCGACCGACGGGTCGAGAGCTGCCTCAAAGGCCGCCACGTCGTTCCACGCGGCGTGCCGGAACCCCTCGGGAAGGGGTTGGAACGGCTCGTGCTTCTCTGGCTGGCCGGTAGCGGCCAGGGTGGCCAGGGTCCGGCCGTGGAACGACCGGAAGGCGGAAAGCACGCCGTGCCGACCTCGGCCGTGGAACTTCCGGACCAGCTTGAGGGCAGCCTCGTTGGCCTCAGCTCCCGAGTTCTGAAATAGGACACGTCCCGGCTGGTCCTGATCGGTCCCCGACCGCACCAGCCGGTCCAGCCGCTCGGCCACCTCTAGCTGGGGTTCGGTCACGAACAGGTTGGACACGTGAATCAGCGTGGAGGCCTGCTCGGCCACTGCGGCAGCCACCCGGGGGTGGGCGTGGCCCAGCCCAGTGACGGCCAGGCCGCACAGGAAGTCCAGGTAACGGTGGCCGGCGTCGTCGAACAGCTCGGTCCCGGAACCCCGCACGAAGGTGAGTGGCGGGATGCCGTAGTTGCCCATAAGCCTCTCGGCCCAGAGCTCGGGTCCGGTGGTCGTCACGGCGCCACCCCGTCGACACCCCGGCCGTCTGCGGCTACCCCACCGTCGGGTAGGACCATGGTGCCGATGCCCAGGTCGGTGAACAGCTCCAGCAGGAGGACGTGGGGGATCCGGCCGTCAACCATGTGGGCCGAGCCCACTCCGGCCTCTACAGCTTCGATGCAGGCCTGGACCTTGGGGATCATGCCGCCGCTTATCGTGCCGTCGGCGGTCAGGGTGGCTAGTCCGGACAGGTCAATCCTCGAGATCCGTGACGACGGGTCGTCCACGTCGGTCAGGAGACCCTCTACGTCGGTGAGGTAGAGGATTCGTTCGGCGCCCAGAGCGCCGGCTAATGCGGCGGCCACCGTGTCGGCGTTGATGTTGTAAGCCTGTCCGCTGGGGTCGACGCCGATGGTCGACACCACGGGGATGAGGTCCTCGGCCAGCAGCCGTTCGATGATGGCCGGGTTGAT comes from the Acidimicrobiales bacterium genome and includes:
- the tyrS gene encoding tyrosine--tRNA ligase; this encodes MGEPHSDGFIGGAILDDLVARGLVQDSTDLEALRSRLAEGPVTVYCGFDPTADSLHIGHLVPLLLLRRFQDAGHRPIALAGGATGMVGDPSGRSEERNLLDGETLTRNAEAVTNQLRSFLRFEGDPDLEGQAAVMVDNREWTENVGVLDFLRDVGKHVTVGTMLGKESIRARLAGDQGISFTEFSYMLLQANDFTELHDRLGCEMQVGGSDQWGNITAGIDLIRRRSSGTAHGLTVPLVTRADGAKFGKTADGTIWLDSARTLPYEMHQYFVNVDDRDVERLLLQLTLVSVDEVAAVMADHATAPELRTAQHRLADEVCTLVHGADETARAGLAARGLFGEEAPTVEVLDALRGIVPETFIAAVDLKGEESLIDVLHATGLCASRGDARRTVSGGGVSVNGRRQDPDALALPDDALVEGRYVLLQKGRRNRHLLVVD
- a CDS encoding transglycosylase domain-containing protein encodes the protein MRILPPGLVRAVCTVTALAAVATSCYRYETREFEISIPEQAESSVVVARDGRHITTLVAPENRTSARTLAEIPQMVRDAVIAIEDERFYIHDGFDLKAIIRAARTNLEAGGISQGGSTITQQYVKLAIIRNTERTASRKLEEVWYATRLEDEYSKDFILLQYLNTVYLGHGAYGVKAAAQSYFNKDVAYLNLSEAALIAGIIQLPGRYNPFLNYSKSLKRSHMVLDRMLANEFITEEQHAAAVASPPHLEEYSARLETRYPAGHFVEEVRRWFLDNPAFGPSRGVRERLLFEGGLRIETTVDLDLQQAAEQAVESHIPGGRGHPDAAVVVLETGTGQVLAMVGGRDFFDTDEDAKVNLAIGVGRQVGSSMKTVGLAAALEAGWLATATYTAPNVIEFEIPGADEDNKVWRVTGGVGGHDATEARFEHGLQALLQFVRREDHADVPADHVETIRVEKEKDGETEITYEAVDLTQWVANRRYDYDRERLFADRIEILEAIPTWSWEPSDGQEILPPPDAEEVTLIRATRSSLNTVFAQLSMEMGAHRVVDMARRLGIRSTIQPVNSNVLGTSNTTMLDMATAYHTIANRGVRIAPSYVTRIARADGTTLWSWSREQERALDSRLADEITWILERTVSQGTGWRAEMEDRPSAGKTGTTQNYADAVFVGYTPQRTTAVWVGFPEAQIPMIPPTTDRKVYGGTYPAMIWKNVMEAAHFGLPVEQLVTSDPTLGVASTPIIPTPIVPTTAAPEPADDGPTDGRIPTPELLGLTLANARNLLTTADHGIRILSVVEVEMEGTEPGTIIGQAPDVGSTMEPDGSMLVEITIEPQHPDGVVVPALTQRLLSSVTPTLEALGLGYQIVEVADPDEPEWTSGLVWSQEPAPGTVVEAGAVVILRVAP
- a CDS encoding NUDIX hydrolase, which produces MNGQREIDPGLPEGATAGISEMTGRSTPDPADVVAAGPAGPNRDRILNLLASHPDALSRTCRPGHLTGSALVVDPSDNRILVLFHTKLQRWLQPGGHADGDGDLARVALREAIEETGIDGLRVVEPAIDLDVHIVDPPAEDPHEHHDVRFLVVAPPGVVPVGNHESEALRWVNAADLLSLGADRGLIRLAERALARLNALREA
- a CDS encoding acyl-CoA thioesterase, encoding MTYTQTIRVRYGEVDAQGVVFNAHYLAYLDDVSDTWLRTFDGNFEETGWEIMLRRADLTWHGPAGVHDDLVVTAEVVRWGTTSFDMAFEARVEDHLVLTATVYYVGVSVGDHVPMPPPQAVRAHLGG
- the argH gene encoding argininosuccinate lyase; the protein is MATLWHGRFEGGSNEALQALNDSLPFDRRMFRDDVAGSRAHVRMLARVGLMTEDDATAVLEALDATEAEMTDGSFTFQASDEDVHTAVERRVTELAGDAGARLHTGRSRNDQVATDLRLWTLRELTDLSALVTSFQDTLASRADDAGEAYLPGYTHLQQAQPVLLAHHLLAHGWALSRDVDRLLDARDRADVSPLGAGALAGSSLPLDPDGVAADLGFAARFENSLDAVSDRDFVAEALFALALLGVHLSRIGEELVLWSTDEFGFVDLDDAFSTGSSMLPQKKNPDIAELARGKAGRLVGHLTGLLTSLKGLPLAYNKDLQEDKEPLFDACDTIRLTLLALDGMVSTLVFQTDRMAEAADSPYAAATDLAEHLVAAGMPFRDAHAVVGALVRAALSGEGSLADLVAADERLGPEAADLLDPGTAVRRRTTPGGAGPGPVAVQRGRFSEQLAAQRTRLLA
- a CDS encoding argininosuccinate synthase; the encoded protein is MSSDDTARKAVDKVVLAYSGGLDTSIILRWLEETYGCEVVTFTADLGQGEELEPARTKAEAMGVTEIYIEDLREEFVRDYVYPMFRANALYEGEYLLGTSIARPLIAKRLVEIADETGADAISHGATGKGNDQVRFELGAYALQPDIKIIAPWREWDLGSRQSLLDYAEENDIPVEMKRGTKSPYSMDANLLHVSYEGGPLEDPWTEPTSEMWRWTVSPEIAPDEATYLDLTYQGGDVVALDGTPMTPAQVLTELNRVGGANGIGRIDIVENRFVGMKSRGAYETPGGTILLKAHRAMESITLDRGMAHLKDELMPRYAELVYDGFWFSPEREMLQVAIDHSQARVNGRVRVRLYKGNVEVVGRESDDTLFDEAIATFEEDEGAYDQADAEGFIKLNALRLRTVARRAARGEG
- the argR gene encoding arginine repressor is translated as MSKHHRQHRISRLLADHVVTSQEMLVSLLADDGLAATQATVSRDLDDLGAVKVRLPGGDTAYAIPEHPAYQNVPRDQLRRVLGEWVVDVASSGNLVVLRTPPGSAHVVASALDRTGIDGAIGTVAGDDTLMVVAAQDTTGEQLADTLRALAGL
- the argF gene encoding ornithine carbamoyltransferase, with amino-acid sequence MRHLLEIDDLTVDELHRVLDLATDLSPPRVLEGQGMALVFEKPSARTRNSMEMAVFQLGGHPMYIQAGEVGMDVRESVEDVTRTLASYHGCIGARVFAHATVERMAGEDLVPIVNMLSDKAHPLQALADVLTMQQEFGDLAGRTVAYVGDGNNMFRSLALAAGMLGAEVRFTGPPGYRLPEADRDRLAAAGVVVAEFDQATDAVAGVDVVYTDVWTSMGQEDEAAQRHRDFEGFRVDEDLMGAAGPKTVFLHCLPAHRGEEVTDGVVDGPASRVWPQAANRMHAARGLLAWLLGEATDGGSGA
- a CDS encoding aminotransferase class III-fold pyridoxal phosphate-dependent enzyme, with the protein product MTTTGPELWAERLMGNYGIPPLTFVRGSGTELFDDAGHRYLDFLCGLAVTGLGHAHPRVAAAVAEQASTLIHVSNLFVTEPQLEVAERLDRLVRSGTDQDQPGRVLFQNSGAEANEAALKLVRKFHGRGRHGVLSAFRSFHGRTLATLAATGQPEKHEPFQPLPEGFRHAAWNDVAAFEAALDPSVGAILLEPLQGEGGINPAEEGFLRDIRRLCDERGLLLVMDEVQTGLGRTGAWFGFHHAGIRADVVTVAKALGNGIPIGAVWATTEVAAAFGPGDHGSTFAGQPVAAAAAREVLRVMEEIDAPRLARERGVELTGLLEGLPGISSVRGQGLLLGAELAPGVLAERTAPQVARACLDAGLVVNGITPTALRMAPPLTVSSAELVEGTEILGEVLAAGSAGETA